CGCCCGGGGGCAGGCCGGTGCCGACGGAGGCTAGGGAGGTCGCGGTGGTCGCCGGGTAGCCGGCGGTGAGCGGGCGTCCGGTGCCGCCTCGTGAGCTGCCGAGCAGCGCGTGGAGGTAGGGCGCCTCGTCGGGGTGGGCCTTGATCTGCTCCCAGCCGAGGCCGTCGATCAGGAAGACGCAGTTGCGGTCGGCCGGGGTCAACTCCGTGATCGCCGCGGCCGTACCGGGTACGCCCATGCCCGCGGCCAGCGTCGGCAGCAGGTCGGCGAGGGAGCCGGAGCCGTACTCCGGGACCGGAGCGGAGCCGACGGCGAGCGGTTCGGGGAAGTCCCAGGCGGCGTCGAACGGGGTGGCCTCGGGGCGCCCTCGGTCAGGGGCGGCGGGGGGCTGCGGGTGGGACATCAGCGGGTTACGTCCGCTGTCGCCTCGGAGAGCGACTGTGCGAAGACGAGCGTCTGGCGGACCGTCTCCGGGCCGTCACCCGCCTCGCTCACCCGCAGGCTGAGGTCGTCGGCCGTCGAGCTGCCGGTGTAGCCGTGGTCGGCGTCGCAGTTGGGGTCTCCGCAGGCGGCCGGCTCGAGGTCGATGCGGGAGACGGCGCCCCAGCCGATGGTCAGCACGACCTCGCGGGGCAGGGTGCCCGGCGTGTACGACTCCGGGTTGGCGACGACGCGGCTGAGGACGACGGAGGAGATCCGGCCGAGCTTCACGGACTCCGTGGACGTCGTGGCGTACGGCGTCGGGGAGGTGGTGTCGGCGGCCTGCTCGTCGGTGTGGCTCACGATGAAACGGTTGCCGGTGAGGACCAGCACGGTCACATGCCGCCGCACCTCGTTCTGGTCGAACGTGGTCTCCTGGTGGACCAGGTACGACCGGATCGGCTCGCCGCCCACAGCGGCCTCCACCGCCTCGGCCACGAGTGCCGGGTAGTAGCCGCTGCGCTCGATCGCCGCGCGCAGCCCCTGGGTCGTCGTACTGGTCTTGGCCATGCCGTCCATCCTACGGGGGCCCACTGACTGCGAGGCACCGCTCAGGACCGCTTCGCTACGTCGGCGGCGGCGTCGGAGCGCTCCGACGGCGCCCCGGGGGCGCACCCACGAGCGGCACGCTGCCCGGCGGCGCGTCCACGCGCGCGTACCCGGCGACGTGCTTCTGGCGCCCCGGACGGTCCACGGCTCCGGGCGGGAACCTGCGGGACCGGCCCGGTACGTCGGGGCCTGCTCAGTACGTCGTGGGCTGCTCAGTACGTCGGCAGTGTCCTCGGCCCGAGGTCGCCGCGGGCCGGCGGGGGTGCGAGGCGTACGGACGCGCCGAGGACGCTCAGGCCGTGCGGGGCCACCACGACCGGTTCCAGGGTGACCGCGACGACCTCGGGGTGGTCGTCGACCAGCCGGGACACCCGCAGCAGCAGCTCCTCCAGGGCGGCGGTGTCGACGGGCGTCGAGCCACGCCAGCCGAAGAGGAGCGGGGCCGTCCTGATGGACCGGATCAGCGAGGTCGCGTCCCGGTCCGTGACCGGGACGAGCCGGTGCGCCATGTCCCCGAGCAGTTGCGAGGCGGCGCCTGCGAGCCCGAAGGACAGGACGGCTCCGGCCGCCGGGTCGATGACCGCGCGGACGACCGTGTCGACCCCGCGCGGTGCCATCGCCTGGACGACCGGGCGGATCTCCTCCGGCTTGCCGAACAGTCCGGTCAATTCGGCGTACGAACGACGCAGTTGCTCCTCGTCCGCCACGTCGAGACGTACGCCGCCCAGGTCCGCGCGGTGTCGCAGGTGCGGGGCCGTGGCCTTCAGGGCGACGGGATAGCCGAGAGCGTCCGCGGCCCGCGCGGCCTCGTCAGGGGTGGGCGCCGGGATCGCCCGGCGGGTGCGGATGCCGTAGCGGCCGAGCAGCTCGCAGGTCTCCTCGGTGCCGAGGGTGAGTCCCTGCCCGCGCGCGAGGAGCCCGCCGATCAGTTCGGCCGCGCCCTTCTCGTCGATGTCCTCGTACTCGGGCACCTTGCCGGCGACGGCCGCCTCGCGCCGCCACTGGGCGTACTTCACGGCCTCCGCGAGGGCGCGGACGGCACGTTCGGCCGCGGGGTAGGCGGGGATGAGGTGCGCTCCCTCGGGCGCCACTACGGCCTCGGGCGCCGGCCCGCCGCCCGAGGCGTCGGCGGGTCCAGGGTCCCCGCCGCCGGCACGCGCGCGGTGCTGGTCGTCGGTGGGCTCGCGGTGGTCGCCGGTGGGCGCCCGGTCCTCGTCGTCGGTACGCGCGCGTGGGGAGGCTTCCGCGCGCGGTGCGGTGCTCGCCGCGGCGGACAGCGCCGTAGCGAGACCGCCGAGTTCCACGTGCACGACGAGCACCGGTTTGGCGGGAGCGGCGGCCGCGGCCGACCGCAGGGCCTCCGCGAGTTCCGCGTCCCCGGGCGACCTCTCCCCGATCGCCGGGATGGCCGTCACGACCACCGCGTCGCACGTCTCGTCGGCCAGCGCCCGGGCCAGCGCGGCGTGGAAGTCCTGCGCCGACGCCTCTGTCGTCAGGTCCGAGGGCGGCTGTGGCCGCAGTCCCTCCGAGAGGCAG
This Streptomyces sp. NBC_00377 DNA region includes the following protein-coding sequences:
- a CDS encoding DUF5998 family protein; protein product: MDGMAKTSTTTQGLRAAIERSGYYPALVAEAVEAAVGGEPIRSYLVHQETTFDQNEVRRHVTVLVLTGNRFIVSHTDEQAADTTSPTPYATTSTESVKLGRISSVVLSRVVANPESYTPGTLPREVVLTIGWGAVSRIDLEPAACGDPNCDADHGYTGSSTADDLSLRVSEAGDGPETVRQTLVFAQSLSEATADVTR